The following are from one region of the Synergistes jonesii genome:
- a CDS encoding lytic transglycosylase domain-containing protein has product MSVWKPNMKVFRWRELAEKWGRQTGCPPALILAVIEQESGGGPEATRHEPEYMERYEARCREIAHACGLSLEDVATSYGLMQLMLPLAWGYMGTAARKDPVAALLDPDQNVRFGAAHLGVLLRKELARHNDAVRLALGAGGGIDAAIVRAAAGRFNGAGSGSAYARNVCALWRLYEGRLKEA; this is encoded by the coding sequence ATGAGCGTATGGAAGCCGAATATGAAGGTGTTCCGCTGGCGGGAGCTTGCGGAGAAGTGGGGCCGGCAGACTGGATGTCCGCCGGCTTTGATTTTGGCGGTGATCGAGCAGGAGTCGGGCGGGGGCCCAGAGGCAACGCGGCACGAGCCGGAGTATATGGAAAGGTATGAGGCGCGCTGCCGCGAGATAGCCCATGCATGCGGCTTGTCCCTCGAGGATGTGGCCACGAGCTACGGGCTTATGCAGCTGATGCTGCCGCTGGCCTGGGGCTATATGGGGACTGCGGCCAGGAAGGACCCTGTCGCGGCGCTGCTTGATCCGGATCAGAATGTGCGCTTCGGCGCGGCGCATTTGGGCGTGCTGCTCCGCAAGGAGCTTGCGCGCCACAATGATGCGGTGCGCCTGGCGCTCGGAGCGGGCGGGGGGATCGACGCCGCGATCGTGCGCGCCGCCGCCGGCCGCTTCAATGGCGCTGGGAGCGGGAGCGCTTACGCGCGGAACGTCTGCGCGCTGTGGCGGCTGTATGAAGGGCGCTTGAAAGAGGCGTAG